A single region of the Geobacillus subterraneus genome encodes:
- a CDS encoding glycogen/starch/alpha-glucan phosphorylase — MFSDKETFKRAFVTRLETLCGKQFEESTTRDHYYVLGHMVREHISRHWIATNERNRAQRRKQVYYLSIEFLLGRLLGSNLLNLGVRPVVEEGLRELGIRLEDVEESEADAGLGNGGLGRLAACFLDSLATLNLPGHGHGIRYKHGLFDQKIVDGYQVELPEQWLRHGNVWEIRKEELAVEVNFWGRVEVSEQNGRLVFRHVDSEKVMAVPYDMPVIGYGTNTVNTLRLWSAEPAKTFPLHKDVMQYKRETEAISEFLYPDDTHDEGKILRLKQQYFLVAASLGSIVRAHRRQHGNLHRLHEYVAIHVNDTHPVLAIPELMRILLDEEGMSWEEAWHITTHTIAYTNHTTLSEALEKWPIHLFRPLLPRIYMIVEEINERFCRELWERYPGDWGRIEHMAIIAHGMVKMAHLAIAGSHSVNGVAKLHTEILKQREMRLFYEWAPQKFNNKTNGVTHRRWLLKANPELSALITDTIGPRWIHEPERLIDLAPHASDPAFRQALSAVKQQRKRKLAARIYEKTGIQVDESSIFDVQVKRLHAYKRQLLNVLHIMYLYNRLREDSHFSIYPRTFIFGAKASPGYYYAKRIIKLIHSVADKVNSDKRTNGQLKVIFLENYRVSLAEEIFPAADVSEQISTASKEASGTGNMKFMMNGAITLGTLDGANVEIAEAVGKENMFLFGLTAEEVLNYYEHGGYRAHEYYHHDKRIKQVVDQLVNGFFPDVDDYFEPIYDSLLTQNDEYFVLRDFAAYAEAHEQAEAAYRDPARWWYMSAVNIAHSGYFASDRTIAEYAADIWGISPSM, encoded by the coding sequence TTGTTCTCCGATAAAGAAACGTTTAAACGGGCGTTTGTGACGCGGCTCGAAACATTGTGCGGCAAACAGTTCGAGGAGTCAACGACGCGCGATCATTATTATGTCCTCGGCCATATGGTGCGCGAACATATTAGCCGCCATTGGATCGCGACGAATGAGCGCAATCGGGCGCAAAGACGGAAGCAAGTGTATTATTTGTCGATCGAATTTTTATTGGGCCGGCTGCTCGGCAGCAACTTATTGAATCTCGGTGTCCGCCCGGTCGTTGAAGAGGGGCTTCGCGAGCTTGGCATTCGCCTCGAAGACGTCGAGGAGAGCGAGGCGGACGCCGGGCTTGGCAACGGCGGGCTCGGGCGGCTTGCCGCCTGTTTTCTCGATTCGCTCGCGACGTTGAATTTGCCGGGCCACGGCCATGGCATCCGCTATAAACACGGACTGTTTGACCAAAAGATCGTCGATGGCTATCAAGTTGAGCTGCCCGAGCAATGGCTGCGCCACGGAAACGTTTGGGAAATCCGCAAAGAAGAGCTGGCTGTCGAAGTGAACTTTTGGGGGCGCGTCGAGGTGTCCGAGCAAAACGGCCGCCTCGTTTTCCGCCATGTCGACAGCGAAAAAGTGATGGCGGTGCCATACGACATGCCGGTGATCGGCTACGGGACGAATACGGTCAATACGCTGCGGCTTTGGAGCGCTGAACCGGCGAAGACGTTCCCGCTTCATAAAGACGTCATGCAATACAAGCGGGAAACCGAGGCGATTTCCGAGTTTTTATACCCGGACGATACGCATGACGAAGGAAAAATTTTACGGCTGAAACAGCAATACTTTCTCGTTGCCGCCAGCCTCGGCAGCATCGTGCGTGCCCATCGCCGCCAGCACGGAAATTTGCACCGGCTCCATGAATATGTCGCCATTCATGTCAACGACACCCACCCGGTGCTGGCGATTCCGGAATTGATGCGCATTTTGCTCGACGAGGAAGGGATGAGCTGGGAAGAGGCTTGGCATATTACGACCCATACGATCGCCTATACGAATCATACGACGTTGTCCGAAGCGCTCGAGAAATGGCCGATTCATTTATTTCGGCCGCTCTTGCCACGCATTTACATGATCGTTGAAGAAATTAACGAGCGATTTTGCCGCGAGCTATGGGAACGCTACCCCGGCGATTGGGGGCGGATTGAACACATGGCCATTATCGCCCATGGCATGGTGAAAATGGCGCATTTGGCCATCGCCGGCAGCCATAGCGTCAACGGAGTGGCGAAGCTGCACACCGAAATTTTGAAGCAACGGGAAATGCGCCTGTTTTACGAATGGGCGCCGCAGAAGTTTAACAATAAAACGAACGGGGTGACGCATCGTCGCTGGCTGTTAAAGGCGAACCCGGAGCTGTCGGCATTGATTACCGACACGATCGGTCCGCGCTGGATTCACGAGCCGGAAAGGCTCATTGATCTTGCGCCGCACGCCTCTGATCCGGCGTTTCGGCAGGCGCTCTCAGCCGTTAAGCAGCAGCGCAAACGAAAGCTCGCCGCCCGCATTTATGAAAAGACCGGGATTCAAGTTGACGAATCGTCGATCTTTGATGTGCAAGTGAAGCGGCTGCACGCCTACAAACGGCAGCTGCTCAACGTCTTGCATATCATGTACTTATACAATCGGCTGAGGGAAGACTCGCACTTCTCGATCTACCCGCGCACGTTCATCTTCGGAGCGAAGGCGTCACCTGGTTATTATTATGCGAAACGGATCATTAAACTCATTCATTCGGTGGCTGACAAGGTCAACAGCGACAAACGGACAAATGGACAGCTAAAGGTCATTTTTTTAGAAAATTACCGCGTGTCGCTCGCCGAGGAAATTTTCCCAGCCGCCGATGTGAGCGAGCAAATTTCGACCGCAAGCAAAGAAGCGTCCGGGACGGGCAACATGAAGTTTATGATGAACGGGGCGATCACGCTCGGCACGCTCGACGGGGCAAATGTCGAAATCGCCGAAGCGGTCGGAAAAGAAAACATGTTTTTGTTCGGGCTGACCGCGGAGGAGGTGCTTAACTACTATGAGCACGGCGGCTACCGGGCGCATGAATATTACCACCACGACAAACGGATCAAGCAAGTCGTCGATCAGCTGGTGAACGGCTTTTTTCCTGATGTTGACGACTATTTCGAGCCGATTTATGACTCGTTGCTGACGCAAAACGACGAATATTTCGTTTTGCGCGACTTTGCCGCTTATGCCGAAGCGCACGAGCAGGCGGAGGCGGCTTACCGCGACCCGGCGCGCTGGTGGTATATGAGCGCCGTCAACATCGCCCACTCCGGCTATTTCGCGAGCGACCGGACGATCGCCGAGTACGCCGCTGACATTTGGGGCATTTCACCGTCGATGTGA
- the menB gene encoding 1,4-dihydroxy-2-naphthoyl-CoA synthase, whose amino-acid sequence MPFEWVKEYDYEDIIYETYNGIAKITINRPEVHNAFRPKTVNEMIDAFSRARDDSNIGVIILTGAGGKAFCSGGDQKVRGHGGYVGEDEIPRLNVLDLQRLIRVIPKPVIAMVAGYAIGGGHVLHVVCDLTIAADNAIFGQTGPKVGSFDGGYGAGYLARIVGHKKAREIWYLCRQYNAQEALEMGLVNKVVPLEQLEEETVKWAQEILEKSPTAIRFLKAAFNADSDGLAGIQQLAGDATLLFYTTEEAKEGMRAFKEKRKPDFGQFPRFP is encoded by the coding sequence ATGCCGTTTGAATGGGTGAAAGAGTACGATTATGAGGACATTATTTACGAAACGTACAACGGCATCGCCAAAATTACGATCAATCGCCCGGAAGTACATAATGCGTTCCGTCCAAAAACAGTCAACGAGATGATCGATGCATTCTCGCGGGCGCGGGACGATTCGAACATCGGCGTCATCATTTTGACCGGCGCGGGCGGCAAGGCGTTTTGCTCCGGTGGGGACCAAAAAGTGCGCGGCCATGGAGGATATGTCGGCGAGGACGAAATTCCGCGCCTGAACGTGCTTGATTTGCAGCGGCTCATCCGCGTCATCCCGAAACCGGTCATCGCGATGGTCGCCGGGTATGCGATCGGTGGAGGTCATGTGCTCCATGTCGTCTGCGATTTAACGATTGCCGCCGACAACGCCATCTTCGGCCAAACGGGGCCGAAAGTCGGCAGCTTTGACGGCGGCTACGGCGCCGGTTATTTGGCGCGCATCGTCGGCCATAAAAAGGCGCGCGAAATTTGGTATTTGTGCCGCCAGTACAACGCCCAAGAAGCGCTCGAGATGGGGCTCGTCAACAAAGTTGTGCCGCTTGAACAGCTTGAGGAGGAAACGGTCAAATGGGCGCAAGAAATTTTGGAAAAAAGCCCGACGGCCATTCGTTTCTTAAAAGCGGCGTTTAATGCGGATTCCGACGGTTTGGCCGGCATTCAGCAGCTCGCCGGCGATGCGACGCTCCTTTTCTATACGACGGAAGAAGCGAAAGAAGGAATGAGAGCGTTTAAAGAAAAACGGAAACCGGACTTCGGCCAGTTTCCGCGTTTTCCGTGA
- a CDS encoding isochorismate synthase, with translation MAIVFQHKIQQQLHELAASAARPFVSWTEPLEDIDPVSFFMQGPACGFRERFFWSDRSGGTVFVGLGSAYAIETEETDGRFQYIEQERQRWAGQIEQHGEADMPPLLFGGFSFDPHRPPASVWRGFSAGKLVAPAVLLSVKNGRTLLTVTLPAGGMERDMERIGRLLRRMEEPLPFSAEFPTVISDEEEEKERWLAAVHEAIASIRTGRLEKVVLARARRLAFNAVIDAAFVLRRLREQQPFAYLFAFEQDGRCFIGASPEQLVRKEGETCRSVCLAGSVRRGGSVAEDEQLGAWLQADSKNREEHQFVVRMIRSLFSSVCETVEMPAVPQLLKLPHIQHLCTPVVGRGCREPSVLRLVELMHPTPALGGTPRERAMEAIRSLEPLDRGWYAAPIGWVDADGNGEWAVAIRSGLLEGNKATLFAGCGIVAHSDPTSEYEETNVKMAPMLSALGVMNND, from the coding sequence GTGGCGATTGTATTTCAACATAAAATCCAACAACAACTGCACGAGCTGGCGGCGAGCGCCGCACGGCCGTTTGTCAGCTGGACGGAACCGTTGGAAGACATCGATCCGGTTTCTTTTTTTATGCAAGGACCGGCCTGCGGGTTTCGCGAGCGGTTTTTTTGGTCTGACCGAAGCGGCGGCACCGTCTTTGTCGGCCTTGGCTCGGCCTATGCGATCGAAACAGAGGAAACAGACGGACGGTTTCAGTATATCGAACAAGAGCGGCAACGATGGGCCGGACAGATCGAGCAGCACGGCGAAGCAGATATGCCGCCGCTGTTGTTCGGCGGGTTTTCGTTTGACCCGCACCGGCCGCCCGCTTCGGTATGGCGCGGGTTTTCAGCCGGAAAGCTCGTGGCGCCGGCTGTGCTTCTCTCGGTCAAAAACGGCCGGACGTTGCTGACGGTCACGCTGCCCGCTGGCGGCATGGAGCGGGACATGGAACGAATCGGGCGGCTGCTTCGACGGATGGAGGAGCCGTTGCCGTTTTCAGCAGAGTTTCCGACTGTCATCTCGGATGAAGAAGAGGAAAAAGAGCGGTGGCTCGCGGCGGTTCATGAAGCGATCGCCTCGATTCGCACCGGCCGATTGGAGAAAGTCGTGCTCGCCCGCGCGCGACGGTTGGCGTTCAACGCGGTGATTGACGCCGCGTTTGTGCTCAGGCGGCTTCGCGAGCAGCAGCCGTTTGCCTATCTGTTTGCGTTTGAACAAGACGGCCGCTGTTTTATTGGCGCCTCGCCTGAGCAGCTCGTCCGAAAAGAAGGGGAGACGTGCCGCTCAGTGTGCCTGGCAGGGTCTGTGCGCCGCGGGGGCAGCGTGGCGGAAGATGAACAGCTTGGCGCCTGGCTGCAGGCGGATTCGAAAAACCGCGAGGAACATCAGTTTGTTGTGCGCATGATCCGAAGCTTGTTTTCGTCCGTTTGTGAGACGGTGGAGATGCCGGCTGTGCCGCAGCTTCTGAAGCTGCCGCATATCCAGCATTTGTGCACGCCGGTCGTCGGCCGCGGCTGCCGGGAGCCATCGGTGCTGCGCCTTGTAGAACTGATGCACCCGACGCCGGCGCTCGGTGGAACGCCGCGCGAACGGGCGATGGAAGCGATCCGTTCCCTTGAGCCGCTTGACCGCGGGTGGTACGCCGCTCCGATCGGCTGGGTGGATGCGGACGGCAACGGGGAATGGGCGGTCGCCATTCGCTCCGGTTTGCTTGAGGGGAACAAGGCGACGCTGTTTGCCGGCTGCGGCATTGTCGCCCATTCGGATCCAACGAGCGAGTATGAAGAGACGAACGTCAAAATGGCCCCGATGTTATCAGCTTTAGGAGTGATGAACAATGACTAA
- a CDS encoding yteA family sporulation protein produces MLTSEQLAAFRSTLLEMKRDIEDRLKQNDHFGLVRSHAHDAVGELASYDNHPADEATELYEREKDLALDEHTEREFREIERALAAIADGTYGTCRICGQPIPYERLEALPTTLYCRQHSPDQTVSQKRPLEEGVLMPPFGKFDFDDRDESVAYDAEDAWQEVARYGTSDTPSDLGKNVDYYGEVYAESEENVGYVEDLENFAAVDLYGKHVNVYPTREHELLENQLDDEGIMSNIGDLPAYEKDPYTSEDSYRRYDERPSQQSFGETNP; encoded by the coding sequence ATGTTGACGAGCGAACAACTGGCCGCCTTCCGCTCAACGCTGCTTGAGATGAAGCGGGACATTGAAGACCGGCTGAAGCAAAACGACCATTTCGGCCTCGTGCGCAGCCATGCCCATGATGCGGTCGGCGAGCTGGCGAGCTATGACAACCACCCGGCTGACGAGGCGACCGAACTGTATGAGCGGGAAAAAGATCTCGCCTTAGACGAACATACCGAGCGTGAATTTCGCGAAATTGAACGGGCGCTTGCGGCCATTGCCGACGGCACGTACGGAACGTGCCGCATCTGCGGGCAGCCGATCCCGTACGAACGGCTTGAGGCGCTGCCGACCACGCTTTATTGCCGGCAGCACAGCCCCGACCAAACCGTCTCGCAAAAACGGCCGCTTGAGGAAGGGGTGCTTATGCCGCCGTTTGGCAAATTTGACTTTGACGACCGCGATGAGTCGGTCGCTTACGATGCCGAGGATGCGTGGCAGGAGGTCGCCCGTTACGGCACGTCCGACACCCCGTCCGACCTTGGCAAAAACGTCGACTACTACGGCGAAGTGTACGCCGAGTCGGAAGAGAACGTCGGCTATGTAGAAGACTTGGAAAATTTCGCGGCTGTCGATTTGTACGGAAAACACGTCAACGTGTATCCGACGAGAGAGCATGAGCTGCTCGAAAATCAATTGGACGATGAAGGCATCATGTCCAATATTGGCGATTTACCGGCGTACGAAAAAGACCCGTATACGTCCGAGGACAGTTACCGCCGCTATGACGAAAGGCCGTCCCAGCAAAGCTTTGGGGAAACGAATCCTTAA
- a CDS encoding TIGR00266 family protein, with protein sequence MNTHEIDYQLYGDDMQFVEIELDPRESVIAEAGGMMMMEDGITMETIFGDGSSGGRGLLGRLVGAGKRLLTGESLFMTVFTNQGSDRRRVAFAAPYPGKIIPVDLSQLGGKLICQKDSFLCAAKGVSVGIEFQRKLGAGFFGGEGFIMQKLEGDGLAFLHAGGTIHRRELQPGEKLRIDTGCLVAMTKEVDYDIEYVGNIKTAFFGGEGLFLATVTGPGAVWVQSLPFSRLADRVLAAAPSAGGRSVGEGSLLGGIGDWLDGDD encoded by the coding sequence ATGAACACACACGAAATTGATTACCAGCTGTACGGCGATGACATGCAGTTTGTCGAAATCGAGCTCGACCCGCGCGAAAGCGTCATTGCGGAGGCGGGCGGCATGATGATGATGGAAGACGGCATCACCATGGAGACGATATTCGGCGACGGCTCCTCGGGCGGAAGGGGGCTGCTCGGCCGCCTTGTCGGCGCCGGCAAACGGCTGCTCACCGGGGAAAGTTTGTTCATGACGGTGTTCACCAATCAAGGAAGCGACAGGCGCCGCGTCGCCTTTGCCGCCCCGTACCCGGGGAAAATTATTCCGGTTGATTTGAGCCAGCTCGGCGGGAAACTGATCTGTCAAAAAGATTCGTTTTTATGTGCCGCCAAAGGTGTCTCTGTCGGCATTGAGTTTCAGCGCAAGCTTGGCGCCGGCTTTTTCGGCGGCGAAGGATTTATTATGCAAAAACTAGAAGGGGACGGGCTCGCCTTTTTGCACGCCGGCGGGACGATTCACCGCCGCGAGCTGCAGCCGGGGGAAAAGCTGCGCATCGATACCGGCTGTCTTGTCGCGATGACAAAGGAAGTCGATTATGACATCGAATATGTCGGCAACATTAAGACGGCCTTTTTTGGCGGTGAAGGGTTATTTTTAGCCACCGTGACCGGCCCGGGAGCGGTCTGGGTGCAATCGCTTCCGTTCAGCCGGCTCGCTGACCGCGTGCTCGCTGCCGCTCCGAGCGCCGGGGGGCGGTCAGTCGGCGAAGGCAGCCTCTTAGGAGGCATCGGCGATTGGCTTGACGGAGACGACTAA
- the menH gene encoding 2-succinyl-6-hydroxy-2,4-cyclohexadiene-1-carboxylate synthase, translating into MELNGIGYHVEQYGEGEPLLLLHGFTGSADTWRPLIPFWQDFRLIAVDLIGHGRTEAPKSADRYRMEQAAADLTALLDELGIEKVNVLGYSMGGRLVLSFAMWHPHRIRRLVFESSSPGLKTEAERRARREADEALAHMIERNGVRAFVDHWEQLPLFATQKRLPEPVRAAIRRERLRHTEQGLANSLRGMGTGVQPSWWKRLREIQAPVLLLCGEHDEKFCRIAADMHEQLANSELICVQEAGHAIHVEQPGIFAKIVSEFIKKGEV; encoded by the coding sequence GTGGAACTGAATGGAATTGGTTACCATGTGGAACAATATGGGGAAGGGGAGCCGTTGTTGCTGCTGCATGGGTTCACTGGGAGCGCGGATACGTGGCGGCCGCTCATTCCTTTTTGGCAGGACTTTCGCCTCATAGCGGTTGACCTCATCGGACATGGGCGGACGGAGGCGCCCAAAAGCGCCGATCGGTACCGAATGGAGCAGGCGGCGGCCGACTTGACGGCGCTTCTTGATGAACTTGGCATCGAAAAAGTGAACGTGCTCGGCTATTCGATGGGCGGGCGGCTCGTTTTGAGCTTTGCTATGTGGCATCCGCATCGCATCCGCCGCTTAGTGTTTGAAAGCAGCTCGCCGGGGCTGAAGACGGAAGCGGAGCGGCGCGCGCGGCGAGAAGCCGATGAGGCGCTCGCGCACATGATTGAACGAAACGGCGTCCGCGCGTTTGTTGATCATTGGGAACAGCTGCCGCTCTTTGCCACGCAAAAGCGGCTTCCGGAGCCGGTGCGGGCGGCCATTCGCCGCGAGCGGCTTCGCCATACGGAGCAAGGGCTCGCCAACAGCCTGCGCGGGATGGGAACAGGCGTGCAGCCGTCGTGGTGGAAGCGGCTTAGGGAGATCCAAGCGCCTGTGCTGCTTCTTTGCGGGGAGCACGATGAGAAATTTTGCCGCATTGCTGCCGACATGCATGAACAGCTGGCGAACAGCGAACTCATCTGCGTGCAAGAGGCTGGACATGCAATTCATGTGGAACAGCCCGGCATTTTTGCTAAAATAGTAAGTGAATTCATTAAAAAGGGGGAAGTATGA
- the menD gene encoding 2-succinyl-5-enolpyruvyl-6-hydroxy-3-cyclohexene-1-carboxylic-acid synthase has protein sequence MTNALSYYVAAFVDGLVQAGVTEAVISPGSRSTPLAMAMAEHRGLRFSMHIDERSAAFFALGMAKAKQRPVALVCTSGTAAANYLPAIVEAHYSRVPLVVLTADRPHELRDVGAPQAIDQLHLYGRYAKWFVDLALPEETDSMLRYARTMAARAAAIAAGAPAGPVHVNVPLREPLVPIIGDDVWERVRTVAETPQMISGCATLSAENAAVLYEQLAAAKRGLIVCGPLDQPGFAEAVTELARALDVPILADPLSQLRAGSHDKTYVIDSYDAMLKDEAIASKLVPDVVLRFGAMPVSKPLFLWLKQHRSIRQIVVDDGGWRDPTLSAACVVHSNETVFCRQLLDIAEPKRNESVWSTTWREINDIARTVLREHLPADEWFEGKVFAELAELLPAGATLFVGNSMPIRDADTFFFATDKPFRVLANRGANGIDGVVSSALGASSVAQPLVLVIGDLSFYHDLNGLLAAKMHGLQATIVLLNNNGGGIFSFLPQARHEGPFETLFGTPTNLSFAHAVEMYGGRYAAPHTWDEFRRHVAESLDTGGLNVIEVRTSRAENVQMHRLLWKRVSQEIGKFLEQKGMEEPWN, from the coding sequence ATGACTAACGCGTTGTCATATTATGTGGCCGCCTTTGTTGACGGGCTGGTGCAAGCTGGGGTGACAGAAGCCGTCATCAGCCCTGGTTCGCGCTCGACGCCGCTTGCGATGGCGATGGCGGAGCATCGCGGTCTCCGCTTTTCGATGCACATCGATGAGCGGTCGGCGGCGTTTTTTGCCCTCGGCATGGCGAAAGCGAAACAGCGGCCGGTCGCGTTAGTATGCACGTCGGGGACGGCGGCGGCCAACTATTTGCCGGCCATCGTTGAAGCGCACTATTCGCGCGTGCCGCTTGTCGTGCTGACGGCCGATCGGCCGCACGAGCTGCGCGATGTCGGCGCGCCGCAAGCGATTGACCAGCTGCATTTATACGGCCGTTATGCGAAATGGTTTGTCGACTTGGCGCTGCCGGAAGAGACGGATTCGATGCTTCGCTATGCGCGGACGATGGCGGCAAGGGCCGCGGCCATCGCGGCGGGCGCGCCGGCTGGACCTGTGCACGTCAACGTCCCGCTCCGCGAGCCGCTCGTGCCGATCATCGGCGATGACGTTTGGGAGCGGGTGCGCACCGTGGCGGAAACGCCGCAAATGATCAGCGGCTGTGCGACGCTGTCAGCAGAAAACGCGGCGGTGCTCTATGAGCAGTTGGCCGCAGCCAAGCGCGGGCTGATCGTTTGCGGACCGCTTGACCAGCCCGGTTTTGCCGAGGCGGTGACGGAGCTGGCAAGGGCGCTTGATGTTCCGATTCTCGCCGACCCGCTTTCCCAGCTGCGTGCCGGTTCGCATGACAAAACGTATGTCATCGACAGCTATGATGCCATGTTAAAAGACGAGGCGATCGCGTCAAAGCTCGTGCCGGACGTCGTGCTCCGGTTTGGCGCCATGCCGGTATCGAAGCCGCTCTTTTTATGGCTCAAGCAACACCGCTCGATCCGCCAAATCGTTGTCGATGATGGCGGCTGGCGCGATCCGACATTGTCGGCGGCATGTGTCGTCCATAGCAATGAAACCGTTTTTTGCCGCCAGCTGCTTGACATCGCCGAACCGAAGCGAAACGAGAGCGTTTGGTCGACGACGTGGCGGGAGATCAACGACATCGCCCGCACCGTGTTGCGGGAGCACTTGCCGGCAGACGAATGGTTTGAAGGGAAAGTGTTTGCTGAACTTGCTGAGCTGCTGCCGGCGGGAGCCACGCTTTTTGTCGGCAACAGCATGCCGATCCGCGACGCCGATACGTTTTTCTTTGCCACGGACAAGCCGTTTCGCGTTCTCGCCAACCGCGGCGCCAACGGCATTGACGGCGTCGTCTCAAGCGCTTTGGGCGCAAGCTCTGTTGCGCAGCCGCTCGTGCTTGTCATCGGCGATTTGTCGTTTTACCATGACTTAAACGGCCTGCTGGCGGCCAAAATGCACGGGCTGCAGGCGACGATCGTACTGCTGAACAATAACGGCGGCGGCATTTTCTCCTTTTTGCCGCAGGCGCGCCATGAAGGGCCGTTTGAAACGTTGTTCGGCACGCCGACGAATTTGTCGTTTGCCCATGCGGTCGAGATGTATGGCGGCCGTTATGCGGCGCCGCACACATGGGACGAATTTCGCCGCCATGTCGCCGAATCGCTCGACACAGGCGGGCTGAACGTTATCGAAGTGCGCACGTCGCGCGCGGAAAATGTCCAAATGCATCGATTGTTGTGGAAACGTGTTTCCCAGGAAATCGGGAAATTTCTCGAACAAAAAGGAATGGAAGAGCCGTGGAACTGA
- a CDS encoding 1,4-dihydroxy-2-naphthoate polyprenyltransferase, giving the protein MQPSTHIDHRPPARRDWRVFWRLTRPHTLTAAFVPVCVGTVLALGETAVRLSLFAAMLIASLLIQTATNMFNEYYDYKRGLDSPESVGIGGAIVRDGLEPRTVLALAFACLGAAMLIGVYICSQSSWWLAVIGTVCMAAGYFYTGGPFPIAYTPFGELAAGFFMGFVIILISFFIQTGDVSVKAVLVAIPVAILVGAILLANNIRDLDGDREKGRKTLAILVGRDWAIRVLVMMFAAAFLWVVALVLFRVVPFWTLLALLSVPKAVAAARGFIGKTKPAEMMPAMKATAQTNTQFGFLLAIGLLVSRWL; this is encoded by the coding sequence ATGCAGCCATCCACACATATCGATCATCGACCGCCAGCCCGCCGCGACTGGCGCGTCTTTTGGCGGCTGACGCGGCCGCATACGCTGACGGCGGCGTTTGTACCGGTATGCGTCGGCACGGTGCTGGCGCTTGGCGAGACGGCGGTTCGCCTTTCGCTCTTTGCTGCCATGCTGATCGCTTCGTTACTCATCCAGACCGCAACCAACATGTTTAACGAGTATTATGATTATAAGCGCGGTCTCGATTCGCCGGAGTCGGTCGGCATCGGCGGCGCCATCGTCCGCGATGGCCTCGAGCCGCGAACCGTATTGGCGCTGGCGTTCGCCTGCCTTGGAGCGGCGATGCTCATCGGCGTTTACATTTGCTCGCAAAGCAGCTGGTGGCTTGCCGTCATCGGAACGGTTTGTATGGCAGCCGGCTACTTTTACACCGGCGGGCCGTTTCCGATTGCTTACACGCCGTTTGGCGAGCTGGCGGCCGGGTTTTTCATGGGATTTGTCATCATTTTAATTTCCTTTTTTATCCAAACGGGCGATGTTAGCGTGAAAGCGGTGCTCGTGGCCATTCCGGTCGCCATTTTAGTCGGCGCGATTTTGCTCGCCAATAACATCCGCGACCTAGACGGCGACCGCGAAAAGGGGAGAAAAACGCTCGCCATTTTAGTCGGGCGCGATTGGGCGATCCGCGTGCTTGTGATGATGTTTGCCGCCGCGTTTCTTTGGGTTGTGGCGCTGGTGCTGTTCCGCGTCGTGCCGTTTTGGACGCTGCTTGCCTTGCTGAGCGTGCCCAAAGCAGTGGCAGCGGCGCGCGGGTTTATCGGCAAAACGAAACCGGCGGAGATGATGCCGGCGATGAAAGCCACCGCTCAAACGAATACGCAGTTTGGCTTTTTGCTCGCCATCGGCTTGCTCGTCAGCCGCTGGCTATAA